The Pseudomonas fluorescens genome includes a window with the following:
- a CDS encoding carboxypeptidase-like regulatory domain-containing protein, translating to MREPWLADSFIHRHFAGADQTHRLRALLSAQESLVHLLDDREVHRQVASKLWSGELCAYVFPYQRPMPVRVPASVAVEEVVAPVSAAARKRLPVKASSESASRPEPVVLTFVEIELLDMQGQPVAGESYVIALPNGTQHSGVLDELGRARVDGLDPGNCQVTFPELDQRAVERWKGS from the coding sequence ATGCGTGAACCGTGGCTGGCCGACAGCTTTATTCACCGACATTTTGCCGGGGCCGATCAGACACACCGTTTGCGCGCGCTGTTATCCGCCCAGGAGTCTCTGGTCCATCTGCTGGATGATCGCGAAGTTCACCGCCAGGTAGCCAGCAAACTATGGAGCGGGGAGCTGTGTGCTTACGTTTTTCCATACCAACGGCCGATGCCCGTTCGCGTACCGGCCTCGGTCGCTGTAGAAGAGGTCGTTGCGCCGGTGTCTGCCGCAGCCCGCAAGCGTCTGCCAGTAAAAGCCTCATCCGAATCTGCCAGTCGACCTGAGCCGGTGGTACTGACATTCGTGGAGATCGAGTTGTTGGATATGCAGGGGCAGCCCGTTGCCGGGGAATCCTATGTCATTGCATTACCAAACGGGACCCAGCACAGCGGTGTGCTTGACGAGCTCGGACGGGCGAGGGTGGATGGCCTTGATCCGGGCAACTGTCAGGTGACGTTTCCGGAATTGGATCAGCGTGCGGTGGAGCGCTGGAAGGGCTCATGA